In one Massilia endophytica genomic region, the following are encoded:
- a CDS encoding EAL domain-containing protein, which produces MSTILIVDDRPTNRQYLLTLLGFTEHAVLEAADGAEALALATEHRPDLIITDILMPTMDGYELVQRLRSYPDLAHTPVIFFSATYALPELRTMAASCGVRTVLPKPAEPQVILDAIASELGGKAPDAPARPHHYPEPPASHNTVDRMAALHELSLRLNGEREAAGMAALFCQSAAQILDADIVALCLLDANEAKVQQVEAVGVDAAVLHPVPMDRAAFPGALMAEDGVLRRCGADGDMPPLPAGHPPVRNLLGLAVRDQYHLYGWLYAADRRSAPCFDDKDEQFIRMLAAQLAVAYENMNLYEVVQRHAAQLQMEVSARRTADAALRASEARYRAMTQSAPDAIISLDEQQRVLHFNRAAEAMFGYRADEMMGQPVLKLISQRSLEEHLERFERYRKTSERFYSGRVVELFGVRKNGEEFSAELSLAVVNIGDEKMFTVILRDTSARRALEDRLRLSAQVFDSTQESIMMTDAEARIIAVNPAFEQITGYREAEVLGQNPRLLRSGRHDSAFYRSIWQGLEQQGQWRGEIWNRRKNGQVYPERISINAVRDQREKVTGYVSVSSDISALKEAHHQLDFLSNHDPLTLLPNRNLLNDRLQLAMTAAEHGGRQVALMLFNIDRLQRINDALGHDAGDALLQEIAARVSDIVSPGDTLAHLGADEFAMMLTRCQDVDDVIVCARRLMEQISQPVRLNGQEVYVTASVGISIYPRDGATPGALLIGADVALSHVKDSGRNGLHFYTGEMNAHALRWMSLEVQLRHAIERKELQLHYQPQVSLRDGHVSGMEALLRWNSAELGPISPADFIPLAEDSGLILPIGNWVIEEACRQNKAWQAAGLPPLTVAVNVSARQFAAGNLPAVVRSALNCSGLAPQYLEVELTESVMMHDSEHTQMQLNELSAMGVSISLDDFGTGYSSLGYLSRFRLDKLKIDQTFVRNITSEPRSAAIARATAALAHGLNLVVVAEGVETEGQLNFLRSMGCDKIQGFLFSRPLPAEDLAALLREQRCLKPAGEESKTPRTLLLVDDEPSVLSSLERLFRREGYRILSAGSGKQGLELLASNDVQVVISDQRMPEMQGTEFMARAKELYPDTVRMILSGYADLTSVKDAINRGAVYKFLSKPWDDDELRETVRDAFRRAESPGERRLG; this is translated from the coding sequence ATACTGATCGTCGACGACCGTCCCACCAACCGGCAATATCTGCTGACCCTGCTCGGCTTCACGGAGCATGCGGTATTGGAGGCGGCGGACGGCGCGGAGGCGCTGGCCCTGGCCACCGAACACCGGCCCGACCTGATCATCACGGACATTCTCATGCCGACCATGGACGGCTATGAACTCGTGCAGCGCCTGCGCAGCTATCCCGACCTGGCGCACACGCCCGTCATCTTCTTCAGCGCCACCTATGCCCTGCCCGAGCTGCGCACCATGGCCGCCAGCTGCGGCGTGCGCACCGTGCTGCCCAAGCCCGCCGAGCCCCAGGTGATCCTGGACGCCATCGCATCGGAACTGGGCGGCAAGGCGCCCGATGCCCCGGCCCGTCCCCACCACTATCCGGAGCCGCCCGCCAGCCACAATACCGTGGACCGCATGGCCGCCCTGCATGAACTGAGCCTGCGCCTGAACGGGGAACGCGAAGCGGCGGGCATGGCCGCCCTCTTCTGCCAGTCGGCGGCCCAGATCCTGGATGCGGACATCGTCGCCCTCTGCCTGCTCGATGCAAACGAGGCGAAGGTCCAGCAGGTGGAAGCGGTGGGGGTGGATGCCGCCGTGCTGCATCCGGTGCCGATGGACAGGGCGGCCTTTCCGGGCGCCCTGATGGCGGAAGACGGCGTGCTGCGGCGCTGCGGCGCGGATGGCGACATGCCGCCGCTGCCAGCGGGCCATCCGCCGGTGCGCAACCTGCTGGGACTTGCGGTGCGCGACCAGTACCATCTCTACGGCTGGCTGTACGCCGCAGACCGGCGCAGCGCGCCCTGCTTCGACGACAAGGACGAACAGTTCATCCGCATGCTGGCCGCGCAGCTGGCGGTGGCCTACGAGAACATGAACCTGTACGAGGTGGTGCAGCGCCATGCGGCCCAGCTGCAGATGGAGGTATCGGCCCGCCGCACGGCCGATGCGGCCCTGCGGGCCAGCGAGGCGCGCTACCGCGCCATGACCCAGTCCGCGCCGGACGCCATCATCAGCCTGGACGAGCAGCAGCGCGTGCTCCACTTCAACCGCGCCGCCGAAGCCATGTTCGGCTACCGGGCGGACGAGATGATGGGCCAGCCGGTGCTCAAGCTGATCTCGCAGCGCTCGCTGGAGGAACACCTGGAGCGCTTCGAGCGCTACCGCAAGACAAGCGAGCGTTTCTACAGCGGCCGCGTGGTGGAGCTGTTCGGGGTGCGCAAGAACGGCGAGGAGTTCAGCGCCGAACTCTCTCTGGCGGTGGTAAACATCGGCGACGAGAAGATGTTTACCGTGATCCTGCGCGACACCAGCGCGCGGCGCGCGCTGGAGGACCGCCTGCGCCTGTCGGCCCAGGTCTTCGACAGCACCCAGGAAAGCATCATGATGACCGATGCGGAGGCGAGGATCATTGCCGTCAATCCTGCCTTCGAGCAGATCACGGGCTACCGGGAGGCCGAGGTGCTGGGCCAGAATCCGCGCCTGCTGCGCTCGGGCCGCCATGACAGCGCCTTCTACCGCTCCATCTGGCAGGGGCTGGAACAGCAGGGGCAGTGGCGCGGCGAGATCTGGAACCGGCGCAAGAACGGCCAGGTGTATCCCGAGCGGATCAGCATCAACGCCGTGCGCGACCAGCGCGAAAAGGTGACGGGCTACGTTTCGGTATCGAGCGACATCAGCGCCCTGAAGGAAGCCCACCACCAGCTGGACTTCCTGAGCAACCACGATCCCCTGACCCTGCTCCCCAACCGCAACCTGCTGAACGACCGGCTGCAGCTGGCCATGACGGCGGCCGAACATGGCGGCAGGCAGGTGGCCCTCATGCTGTTCAACATCGACCGCCTTCAGCGCATCAACGACGCCCTGGGGCACGACGCGGGCGACGCCCTGTTGCAGGAGATTGCCGCCCGAGTGTCGGACATCGTATCGCCGGGCGACACCCTGGCCCACCTGGGGGCCGACGAATTCGCGATGATGCTCACGCGCTGCCAGGATGTGGACGACGTGATCGTCTGCGCACGGCGGCTGATGGAGCAGATCTCCCAGCCTGTGCGCCTCAATGGGCAGGAAGTGTACGTCACGGCGAGCGTGGGCATCAGCATCTATCCGCGCGACGGCGCCACCCCGGGGGCCCTCCTGATCGGGGCGGACGTAGCCCTCTCCCACGTGAAGGACTCGGGCCGCAACGGCCTGCATTTCTATACCGGTGAGATGAACGCGCACGCCCTGCGCTGGATGTCGCTGGAAGTTCAGCTGCGGCACGCCATCGAGCGCAAGGAACTTCAGCTGCATTACCAGCCCCAGGTTTCGCTGCGCGACGGCCATGTCTCCGGCATGGAGGCGCTGCTGCGCTGGAACAGCGCCGAGCTGGGACCGATCTCGCCCGCCGATTTCATACCACTGGCCGAGGACAGCGGCCTGATACTCCCCATCGGGAACTGGGTGATCGAGGAAGCCTGCCGCCAGAACAAGGCCTGGCAGGCGGCCGGACTTCCGCCGCTGACGGTGGCGGTGAATGTCTCCGCGCGCCAGTTCGCGGCGGGGAACCTGCCCGCCGTGGTGCGCAGCGCCCTCAATTGCAGCGGCCTGGCGCCACAGTATCTGGAAGTGGAGCTGACCGAAAGCGTGATGATGCACGACAGCGAGCATACGCAGATGCAGCTGAACGAGCTTTCCGCCATGGGCGTCTCCATTTCGCTGGACGACTTCGGAACGGGCTACTCCTCGCTCGGCTATCTCTCGCGCTTCCGGCTGGACAAGCTGAAGATCGACCAGACCTTCGTGCGCAACATCACCAGCGAGCCACGCAGCGCGGCCATCGCCCGCGCCACGGCGGCGCTGGCGCACGGCCTGAACCTCGTGGTGGTGGCGGAGGGGGTGGAAACGGAGGGCCAGCTGAACTTCCTGCGCTCCATGGGCTGCGACAAGATCCAGGGCTTCCTCTTCAGCAGGCCCCTGCCCGCCGAAGACCTGGCGGCCCTGCTGCGCGAGCAGCGCTGCCTGAAGCCCGCTGGCGAAGAAAGCAAGACGCCGCGCACCCTGCTGCTGGTGGATGACGAGCCAAGCGTCCTTTCCTCGCTGGAGCGGCTGTTCCGGCGCGAGGGCTACCGCATTCTCTCGGCGGGCAGCGGCAAGCAGGGCCTCGAACTCCTGGCCAGCAACGATGTGCAGGTAGTCATCTCGGACCAGCGCATGCCCGAGATGCAGGGCACCGAATTCATGGCGCGCGCCAAGGAACTCTATCCCGATACGGTGCGCATGATCCTTTCCGGCTACGCCGACCTCACGAGCGTCAAGGATGCCATCAACCGCGGCGCCGTCTACAAATTCCTCAGCAAGCCCTGGGACGACGACGAGCTGCGCGAAACCGTGCGCGACGCCTTCCGCCGGGCCGAGTCTCCCGGCGAACGCCGCCTCGGCTGA
- a CDS encoding OsmC family protein, translated as MKTSGSAVWSGGIKDGKGAISTQSGAMKDYPYGFASRFEGKPGTNPEELIGAAHAGCFTMALSLILGEAGLTAEKMETRAEVTLDKVDDGFAITAVHLTLQAKIPGADNAKFQELAGKAKAGCPVSKLLNTKITLDATLQ; from the coding sequence ATGAAGACTTCCGGTTCGGCCGTCTGGTCCGGCGGCATCAAGGACGGCAAAGGCGCGATCAGCACCCAGAGCGGCGCAATGAAGGACTACCCCTATGGCTTCGCCAGCCGTTTCGAGGGCAAGCCGGGCACGAATCCCGAGGAGTTGATCGGAGCGGCGCACGCGGGCTGCTTCACGATGGCGCTGTCGCTGATCCTGGGCGAAGCGGGGCTCACCGCCGAGAAAATGGAAACCAGGGCGGAAGTCACCCTGGACAAGGTGGACGACGGCTTTGCCATCACGGCCGTCCATCTCACGCTGCAGGCGAAAATTCCCGGCGCGGACAACGCGAAATTCCAGGAGCTGGCGGGCAAGGCCAAGGCGGGCTGCCCGGTATCGAAGCTCCTGAACACGAAGATCACGCTCGACGCAACATTGCAGTGA